The genomic DNA ATCGTTGCCCCCGCTACTAATTGCCCACTTTTTTCCGCCTCAATAATCATATTATACGCCGCTCGATCCTTGACACTTCGACTTGGATTAAAATACTCCAGCTTCACATAGACCGCGGCCCCTTGTGCATTCGTCAATCGATTTAACTTTACGAGTGGTGTATTTCCAATTAAATCTGCGATATTATTAACTACTTTCATCTTTATTTTCCTCCCATTCCCACAAATTATTCTAATACGATTTTTCAATCTATATTATTCCTACCTTTTTATCATACAATAAAAACAGCGAGACAACTAGATAAAGTTCACCTAGCTAACTCGCAATTTTCCGCTTAACTGATAGGGGTTTGCACGTATAGAACAGGCGCTAGAGCCCAGACGGGTACATGTACTTAATTATCCACAGTACGAGACTTTTATAGTTTCCTATAGAACAAAAAAACCTCCGATTGGAGGTTTTTGTAGTACAGCTATCTATATTCCTTAACTAAACATCGGTAACGTCACAATAATAGCTGTAAGGAATAAAATGGCTACGTAATTTACCGAACAGAGGAACATCATATGTGCCCACTTCATATCATCCTTAGTGAAAAAACCAGCAATACTTGCGGCTAACCAACCTACGTTTAGCAGAGTTGCAATCACGATAAACACCGTGCCAAGTGAACCTAAAAAGAAAGGCAACGGCAATAAACAAGCAACATATACAGCAATTTGACGCTTCGTAAATGCAAAACCATGTACAACTGGGAGCATTGCAACATTCGCTGCGCGATATTCTTCACATTTTTTCATAGCAATGACAAATGTATGCGGCATTTGCCAAATAAACAAAATAAATGCGAGCATAAGTGGAACAATATGATAACCCGGAGCAATAGCTGTCCAGCCAATTAAAGGCGTTACAGCACCCGACACACTACCAATTACTGTATTCAACGTATACTTGCGCTTTGCCCACATTGTATACAAAATTACATAGGTGAACCACCCAACGAATGCATAAATAACTGCTTCCATCGTTGTAAAGTATAAAAATAAAAAACCGATAACAGACAATGCAATCCCCACGAATAATACCATCTTCAGCGAGAAATTCCCTGTTACTGTTGGACGTTTTTTCGTACGCTCCATTACTGTATCGATATCAACATCATACCAGTTATTTAGCACAAGAGCTCCAGCCATGACAAGCGTACTTCCAATCATCGTTAGCAAAAATAATTCCCAATTTGCTCTCAATGTCGTATCAGTGAAATACAAAGCTAGCCAAAATCCAGTTAATACAGGTAATACATTCGAAACCAAGACAATACCTTTGAATAATGATTTTAAATCTGCCATCAATGCTCGTACACTTCGATCTGTTTCCTTCTCAACCTGCTGCTGAGAAAAAGCAATTTCTTTCGTCATTTACAATTCTCTCCCCAAAAACGCCAGCACATATATACGCACTCTTTTGGACAACTGGCATAGTTATTCTTATTTTACTCTTAAACTACAAAGAATACAAAGAAACTAACACCATAAATAATAAACCGAAAAAGTCTAACTATTATTACCGAGAAGAAGGTCAGAGCAATATAGAAAAAATACCCTTTCCATGATACAATTGAATTACTAAAAGCCGTTGAGGAGTGGACTTCATGCAAGAACATAAAGGAATTTTGTTAGAAAGTGGCACAAATGAGCTCGAAATCGTTGAATTCGAAGTAGGGAACAGCAAATTTGGTATTAACGTGATTAAAGTAAAGGAAATTATTCAACCGATCGCGATTACTTATATCCCTCATGCCCATCCTCATGTGGAAGGGATTATTCAGCTTCGCGGCGAAGTATTGCCTGTGGTTGACATGTTTAAAGCGCTTGGCCTCCCCCCACACACGCAAAATGCACAAGAGAAATTTATTGTGGCGGAGTTCAATAAGCAAACCGTTGTATTCCACGTTGGAAATGTGACACAAATTCACCGCTTTTCTTGGGAACAAATTGAAAAGCCTTCTGATATGTATCAAGGCGGTAATTCACAAATTATCGGGGTCATCAAACATCTTGGTGAGATGATTTTACTACTTGATTTCGAAAAAATCATGGTCGACATTAATCCAGAATCTGGCATCAATGTTGAAGCCGTGAAAAAGCTTGGGAAACGGGAGCGTTCTGAAAAGAAAATCGTCATCGCAGAAGATTCGCCATTATTACGTAAACTATTATCAGATACTCTTTCAGAAGCTGGTTATGTCAACCTGGAATTCTTTGAAAACGGAAAGCTTGCTTACGATTATTTAGAAAGTATAGCTACTGAAAATGATGATATTGAAAAACATGTACAATTCGTCATTACCGATATCGAAATGCCACAGATGGATGGCCATCATTTAACAAAAAAAATCAAATCTCATCCAGTCCTATCCAAACTACCGATTGTGATTTTCTCAAGCTTAATTACAGATGATTTGCGTCATAAAGGCGATCAGGTCGGAGCACTCGACCAAATCAGTAAACCTGAAATTGCCGAGCTTATATTGAAAATCGATCGCCATATATTATAATATAAACAAAAATAGAGACGACTATCCTTTTTAGATAGTGTCTCTATTTTTTTATAATTTTTTAATGACTTGTTTCTACAAATTGTGAATGTGTGCTCGTTGCGATAAAGGAATGTGTTGCTATTTTGCCATCTGCTTTTTTACGAACACCCTTCAAAAGTGAACCGTCTGTAATGCCCGTGGCAATAAAGAAACAATCATCGGTCCTCACAATATCATCCATCGTCAGGACAGCATCCAGATTGGTTATCCCCATCTTCACACAGCGTACACGTTCTTCCTCATTGATAGGTGCAAGTCTGCCTTGGAAGTCTCCCCCAAGACATTTCAATGCCACAGCAGATATAACGCCTTCTGGTGCCCCACCTGTGCCAACTAACAGGTCGACATCTAACTCATCAATTGCCGTTGCAATCGCACCTGTAATGTCTACATCTGCAAACATTCGAACCTTCGCACCTACTTCAAGTACCTGCTTCAATAAATGATCATGACGCGGTCGGTCCTGCATCATGACCGTCAATTCACTTACATCTTTTCCAAGCGCTTTGGCAACCGCCTTCATGTTTTCCGTTAGTGAAAGATTTAAATCGATACAGCCTTTCGCTTTAGGTCCTACTGCGATTTTTTCCATATACATATCTGGCGCATGTAACAACGTTCCTTGCTCTGCCACCGCAAGAACAACCAAGGAATTATCCAGACCTTTCGATACATTTGTCGTGCCTTCAACCGGATCGACTGCGATATCTACAGCAGGGCCATTCCCTATACCAAGTTGCTCACCGATGAATAACATAGGTGCCTCATCCATCTCACCTTCACCGATAACAATACGTGCATCCATATTTATGTGATTCATCGCATCCCGCATTACTTTTGTCGCAGCACCATCTGCTCCGTTTTTATCGCCTTTTCCAATCCACGGATAAACAGCAGTTGCAGCCTGCTGTACCACTGTTAGAAATTCACTCGGGAGTGATTGAATATTCGTTACCTGTTTCGTATGTATCTCTGACAATTCATCCACCCTCTTTTCATGCTATTGTTTGTATAGTTGTCCATTCAAATTATCGAAGAGCCTTCTGTATGTTAATAAAAAATCACCCGCCCGTCAACAAGTTTTGACTTTTGATGAGCAGGTGATTTGTTTCATTACGCTGTTTGAGTAGATTTGATTGTCGTTAAAAATGTTTCAAGTATAAGATAAGCTGACATTGCGCCCGGATCGATTGTTCCTAAAGAACGCTCGCCAAGACGACTAGATCTTCCACGTTTAGACAGCAACTCTTTTGTCGATTCCATACCTGCTTTACCTGCAGCTACCGCTTCAGTAAATGCAACTTCAAAATCATTAGATATTGCAAAGTTCGCTTGCAAGCTTTCCAATGTTGGTTGAAGCGTGTCTACCATAGTTTTATCTCCAACTTCCGCTTTCCCGCGTTCTTTAATACCTTCAACAAAAGCTACCCAGAAATCTTTTAGGTCTTCATCTGTCACTTCTGACTTCCCTTGAAAAGCTTTTGCACCTCTCATGAAACCTGTTGCATAAAGTGGTCCAACTGAAGAACCAACTGCACTTAAAAACGTACGGCCTGTTAAGATTGCAATTTTGCCACAGTCTTCTTCATCTTTTAGT from Sporosarcina sp. FSL K6-1522 includes the following:
- the dhaL gene encoding dihydroxyacetone kinase subunit DhaL — protein: MKMTADVFKNFLANVVTMVEEQKDYLCELDRKLGDGDHGVTMSIGWQAVNEKLNGELKDEEDCGKIAILTGRTFLSAVGSSVGPLYATGFMRGAKAFQGKSEVTDEDLKDFWVAFVEGIKERGKAEVGDKTMVDTLQPTLESLQANFAISNDFEVAFTEAVAAGKAGMESTKELLSKRGRSSRLGERSLGTIDPGAMSAYLILETFLTTIKSTQTA
- the cyoE gene encoding heme o synthase, with the translated sequence MADLKSLFKGIVLVSNVLPVLTGFWLALYFTDTTLRANWELFLLTMIGSTLVMAGALVLNNWYDVDIDTVMERTKKRPTVTGNFSLKMVLFVGIALSVIGFLFLYFTTMEAVIYAFVGWFTYVILYTMWAKRKYTLNTVIGSVSGAVTPLIGWTAIAPGYHIVPLMLAFILFIWQMPHTFVIAMKKCEEYRAANVAMLPVVHGFAFTKRQIAVYVACLLPLPFFLGSLGTVFIVIATLLNVGWLAASIAGFFTKDDMKWAHMMFLCSVNYVAILFLTAIIVTLPMFS
- the glpX gene encoding class II fructose-bisphosphatase codes for the protein MSEIHTKQVTNIQSLPSEFLTVVQQAATAVYPWIGKGDKNGADGAATKVMRDAMNHINMDARIVIGEGEMDEAPMLFIGEQLGIGNGPAVDIAVDPVEGTTNVSKGLDNSLVVLAVAEQGTLLHAPDMYMEKIAVGPKAKGCIDLNLSLTENMKAVAKALGKDVSELTVMMQDRPRHDHLLKQVLEVGAKVRMFADVDITGAIATAIDELDVDLLVGTGGAPEGVISAVALKCLGGDFQGRLAPINEEERVRCVKMGITNLDAVLTMDDIVRTDDCFFIATGITDGSLLKGVRKKADGKIATHSFIATSTHSQFVETSH
- a CDS encoding chemotaxis protein; its protein translation is MQEHKGILLESGTNELEIVEFEVGNSKFGINVIKVKEIIQPIAITYIPHAHPHVEGIIQLRGEVLPVVDMFKALGLPPHTQNAQEKFIVAEFNKQTVVFHVGNVTQIHRFSWEQIEKPSDMYQGGNSQIIGVIKHLGEMILLLDFEKIMVDINPESGINVEAVKKLGKRERSEKKIVIAEDSPLLRKLLSDTLSEAGYVNLEFFENGKLAYDYLESIATENDDIEKHVQFVITDIEMPQMDGHHLTKKIKSHPVLSKLPIVIFSSLITDDLRHKGDQVGALDQISKPEIAELILKIDRHIL